A window of Leishmania major strain Friedlin complete genome, chromosome 27 genomic DNA:
ACCCGTGCCACCGACGCCGGTGaccgtggcagcggcaccgacgcgACGTCGCGCGacggcacgcgcagctgcgacacctGCCGTCGCTGTACAGACGCGAGCTACCGTTGCTGCAGTCGATACTGGCGGTAGTGGTCCAAGTGTGGAGGCTCCCACGAGTGTGTTCTCTGGTCTGGCATCGACTTCGACGGTGACGGCTGCCCCCACGAGTCGTGTGCCTCGAACGGCCAACCACTCGGCTGTGGAACGCCCGAAAGACCGCCGAAGCCcctcctcggcgtcgtcgtcgccgtctaTGCGCACGGAGTCCtcgacgatgccgcgcgCCCCCATTGACTTTTCGAAGCCGCATCTGCACCTGATGACCCCAGCCACGACGACGTCGCGGCGGAGTTTGAGACACACCCCTGCGCCTCTGCACACTGGGGTTGCCAGTGCGGCGGACCAGGACTACTACTTCCTAGCCCCCACATCGCATGCCGTTGCAGCTACGATCGAGTTCCACCGGGTGAAgcaggcgcgcgcagcagaggcgcagaTCCGACATCAGCGCGAGCGTGCCAAGACAGAGCGCCTGCAAGCGGCGTGCAGTGTCCACCACAGTGATCTGCTCCTGAGTGGCGCCCGGAAGCGAGCCCATCGCAGCGTGGCGGATGAGGTGATCGCAGAGCTCGAgtcggcagaggaggagttCCGTGAtccgcagcagaggcgccTGATGGAAGAGCGCATGGTGCGTAAGTGGGCCGCCGACATGCTCCCCGTGCTACGACGCCGGCGCTACATCGAAGgcgacaccgccacgacgGAGAGTGATTTGTGGGCACAGGCGACCTCGCAGGCTCGCACAATGGTGCGCCAGAAGCTGGGGGCGAAGAGTGAatcgctgcggcgccgacgtgAGCAACtggtgcgtgcgcaggcacagcgagaggcagcggcgctagCGAAGCTCGCGCGCATCATTGCACAGCACCGAGAAGGCTCTCTCGGAGTGAATTAGTCCGCTGCACCATGTGAGGCCTTTGACCGCAGCTTGCGACACTGCTCGCAGCGCCGAAACGAAACGCCGCACCGAATCCGTGCACCTGCACAGACCAGGTCTGGTGCTGGGCAGAGACGAGTCTGAGGTACATAGGATGGCGTGTATTCTGCCTTGGCTGTTATGGCGCGCACAAtcctctcccttcccgtGGAGTACTGCTCGCCGCACCCGCGCGAGGCCCCGAGCTGGAAGGGGAAACGAAACAACAGAAGAAAAGCTGACCGTGGTCCTCCAGCGATGCGGATAAGACCGCGTGGACGACCGCACCACCTTTGGccacccccacctccacccccaCGGACACTCACGCGCAGTACAAAATCGTATGTCGCTGGGTATTTCCACGACGGCGTTGTGTCCTGGCGGCGCACCTCGCGGGTGCTTTGTCTTCTTGAGTTGTTGCTGCCACACGGGGTGCTTGGTGCAATCATGATGGGCTGCCCAtagcctccgcctcccccccccccacacacacgcacgcgcgtgctggcCCCCATGGTCAATGGCACCGGTGCCGTACTCGCCTTCCTGCCACATCGCTCATTCGCTCTTTTTTCTCCACGTCGCGGCGGACATTCTACACGCGTCGTGTCgcgttcgccgccgctctcgcctcACAGGAACGCGCGACGACGCCTTGCACGCTTGTGCACGGAACCGCAGTTAgtcgccacacacacacacatccagCAGATAAGACCACTTCTTGGAATCCATAAATATATAGACAAGGgaacgaggtggcggcgtccATGGCGTCTCTTTCTTCCGTGCCGCCCTCGTCTCGGGTCATTCCGCATGAGCGAGTGCTGCAGTGTGTGTACGAGTTCCTGGACGAAAACGGCTATCAGCAAGCCCTGCGTGCTCTGCAAGCGGAGTCGAAGGTACCGTATAACGTCATTCGTGTGAAGTCTGATGGCACCGGCGGGCCAGCTGGTGCGGCCCAGGCATCTCTCTCGGGGAAGCGGAGCAGTGCGAAGGGGTTTGCGGCGGCATCGGAGCGCAACTTGGAAGAGGCAGTGATGGAGGGCAGCTGGGCGGAAGTGCTGCACGTGTACGTGGACGGGCTCCTGCTTCCGGAGGAGATCAAGGCAACACTGTACGAGGTTATTCTTGAAGAGATGGTGGAACTTCACGGTCTCGCACCGGCAGCCCGCTCGCTGCTGTTGAACGCGCCGGTCTTCCAGCTCATGAAGGTGGACGCTCCAGCGCGCTACATCCGCCTCGAAAAGATGGTTGAGCACGGGCAGCGCACCATGTGCGAGGGCACCCTCAGCAACGCAGCCACCCGCCATATCACGCCGGAAATGCTTCACAGAAGAACGACTCTGCTTCAGCAACTGAAGACAGCGATCCGCTTCACGTCGGAGGCCCCGATCGGACGCTTGGCGGCTGCCCTGGcccgtgctgccgctgctgactTCGGCGGGGTGGACAGCCGTGAACACAAGGCCGACTCCTCGTCCGTAGCGCCCCCTCCGAACGGCGGGCCAAGGTCGTCGGCTGAGGCCACGAGCGTGGCAGCAAGATCGCGCAAACGCGATCGGGAGTCGGTGCTGcccggcgacgccgcgtgGGCCGATACCTTTCTTCAGTACCCTCTTGCAGCGCCGAAGGAAATACGGCGGCGGTTGCCGTACGCCGGTGAGCgcgccgcgtgctgctgtgccccACTGTTGAGTGCAagcgaggagctgctcatAGTTGGCTGTGCCAGCGGCGCAGTCGAGTTCGTTAGCGTGAAGGCAGGCGAAAGCATCGGTAACCCGCTGCGGCACTCGGACGGAGTGCTGTGCATGACGCGGGACACCACGGAcagggcggcgccggcgccagaCTGGCTCGCCGTCGGCTATCGCGATGGGTGGGTGAAGGTGTACAACATTGACAGTCGCAAGTTGGTGCGCCGCTTCGAGAAGGCGCATGCGATGGGCATCACGGCGGTCTTCTTTTCTGGCCCGCGAAACACGGCATCCCTGTTCGGCCACCGCTCCTTCATTGTAACAGGCTCCTTCGATGGCGGTGTTAAAGTGCTCGACATCGCGGCTGGGGCCGTGGTGCAGACGGTTGCTAACTGCCATGCCAGCGCGTTTGTGCACGCGTTGCTTCCACTGGAGAGCCGAGGCGCTGTCGTCGACACACTGCGGTACTGCTTCCTTAGCAGCGGCAATGACGGAACTGTGTCTATATGGCGCCTGGAGGACAGGCGGGAGGAAGGGGCGGAGGTCGCCGGTAGGGTGGAAGTACTGCGGGTGCAGGGGGCCGTTCCCCTTGGGCAGGTTCACCACGAActgcgcgacgccgtccCTTCCCAGCTCTATGCACTCCCGTATGTCGAGGATGCGACGCATGGCGCAACTGCAACGAGCGACTCCACTAGTCTCcccgcagcgacgacgcaAGACGCACTTGTGCTCACTCGCGCCGGCAAGGCATGTATCGTCCGCGTCACTGTAACGGACGACGGCAACCGCTACTTCTGCGCCTTTCTTCAGGCGCTGTGCATCGTCGCGAccgcacagccgctgcgctctGCGTTtccgcacgtgcacacggtTGTCTCCATGTCTGTTCCACTGCTCACCCTTTACGCCGCCGACTGCGAAGGCACCGTCAGTCTGCACAACATCGAGATGAAGTGGTACAACGACGAGCAGTGGTCTGAGTTTGGCGGTTGCATGCGAGTAAGCAGCGCGGCTGATCAAAGCGCCCTGGTGATTGTGGAGGCGGGGAAGCCCCTAAAAGACCTGCAGCTGACGTGCATCTGGTCGCCGACACAGCACCAGCCATCAAGTGTAGTAGCCTACAGCGCGTCTCTGCCAGCCATCTACGACATGCGCTAGTGCGCGAAGTTGAGAACAGGGTGAGATGATGATagggaagggagaaggaaaggCGTGGGGCACATCTCCGCACGAGAGACACCAGATGCGGCGGTCCGCCCCCGGCCTTGCCGCCCAACAAGGTTGATGACAGGCGCTCCTGGTGATGCACCACtgcagagagaaaagggcaGCCGAGAAATGCGTCTCCAgggccaccgctgcgcagctgatGGTCGATCTTGTTTTTGCATCGCTATGGGACTGACTCCTTTCACCGCTGAACGGCCTTTGCGGTGTGGTGATGTTGTGGGATCGGTGACTGCGGCCACGCTGCCGGCTCGCGGATGGTGGCAACCGTACTGAGGCAGACACGAAAAACACAGCTGAGGTgccacaggcacacacgtgcgcgtgtgtaaGAGAGGGACCGAAAACGCGactccgtgcgtgtgccgcgcgTGCCTAGCTGTGGTGTGCACAGTTGCTGCACTCTACCTACGCTGTCTCCACTATCTCTCCTCTATGCAGAGGCGCACATcatgagggagggaggggtgtagctctctctctctctctctcttcgtcgcTGGCTCTGCGTATGTCGCCACCGTGCGAGCAGGTTGCTTGCGGTGCCCCTGCTTCTCTTCATGGCGGGGTACTGAGGAAGGACCGGCCGTTGTACATGGTGCAGAGGCGCTGTGCACTCTCCCCCTCTtacttttttttctttgccgCAAGCACCGATGAGGACGGCACTTTGTCGTTGCCTTTTCGGCGCCCCACTCCACCCCCGACCTCTTTTCCCCGCCTCTCCCGCGTTGAcgttctctccctctctcgacGCCAGGATAGTCACGGCTCCGACGGCGTGCggctttgtgtgcgtgcgcgcacagcaTACGCTTGTCCGCGTGCAGAGCTCCGGCGCCCTGCCACCCCAACACaggttctctctctctctctctttattTTCACAGACAGCCCCTCTGCTTGTGTCTGCACccgtgtcgctgtcgctgagATGAGCGACAAGTATCTGCGAaatgagcagcagcatctgctGAACTCTATCGGCACGGAGGTGTGCTGGGGCTGGTCACCAGCCATTGATTTCGTGTCGCTGCTCGCCAAGCGACCGCGTCGTTCTGCGGAGCATGGCGCGTCGCAGGATGTCATTGGTCGAATTGTGGACCGGCGACATGAGGTgccgccatcggcgtcgccCGTGTCTGCCACTAAAACGACACCGTCCTCGAGGAGCAAAGATGAGGCTGAGCTCGACGACCTCATTGCACTAATCCAGAGCCGCCAGGCGGCGAGCACTAAGGCTGCGGAGGCCACCCCAGGAGAGTCAGCAGAATCGCAGCCTCACTGCACTCCACCTTACTCTTCTTCCACAGCATCCTCTGCGCCCGCTGCGGTAGCGAATGACGAGGTGAACATCCTACTTGCCGGTGCATCTGACATTCGCCACATGCTTCGCACCTTGTCTTCTCTTCGCGCTGCCGAGTCTGCCGACGGCAAGCGGAGGCCGCAGCCGACGTACCACTTCTACGTCTATGAGCCGAACCTGCGCctgcactgccgccacctcttCTTTCTCCAGTGGTTGCTCGACAGCATGTttgcgctggaggagctcgagGAGCGTGTTCTTATGTTTTTGGACGTCTACGGTAACGCGCTGATGCGCGACATAACCGCTGCACAGGTGCGCAacgtggtgcagcggctgcgcaagGCGCTCGAAACCGACTGTTCTCCGCTGCTCTGCATCGCCTCGTTTGAGGAGATGAAGAGCAAGGAGCGCGACTTCGTGGAGAGCCAACTGGCACACTGGACCCGcgacgcctccgcggcggacATCAGGGAGCAGTGGGAGCAGCGCGTCCGGCAGGAGATGGCGGAGCGCTACGACAACCGCGACAACATCATCGACTGGGACTTTGTCTTTCACTTGACGGAGTACACAAACCTGCTCAAGTTCCCGGAGTACCGCACATGGCGCAACACCGGCGTCGCCTTCGACGTCAGTCACATCAACCCGCGACGAGGCTTCAACTACGAATACAAGGTCCCCAACAAGACcctctgcttcttctccagcgccggccgcggcgtctACGCAGGGGACATCAAGAATGGGCCATTTTTTTCCTTTGGTGCGCTCACGCAAAACACGCACATTCGCCAACGCACGACGGATGGAACGTGCAGGCATGGGAACGGCGTAGTTTCCATGCACAACGTGCGCGCCTGGCTGTACACACTCATGACCGGCTTACCGTGGCCGTGGGCCGACCACGCCTTCGCCTGGGACGACCCCAACAATTACAACTACCTTCCTCCTGGTACACCGAGCGGTGTCTCCTACACCGCCGAGCTACCGAAGGTGCGTGTGCATTTTGTGGGCCTGCAGTGGGACCGCTTTCTGCGGCACTGCAAGGAAGGACAGGTTCCACGCATGGATGCAGCCTTCTTTGGCACCTCCTGCACTCAGTACATGTCCCCCACCGTGCTGGGCGACGTCATGtccggcgcggcgcacgcgg
This region includes:
- a CDS encoding conserved hypothetical protein (previous protein_id=AAZ09803.1), whose product is MSSPSPSKSPASSPEVPERRCVTASAAPATSPAAPLESTEKYENICGICLTDIHPVDNPRGRLNSCGHLFCSYCIKEWAKNTNVCPNCKARFTRIYTFHADSGKEEETKVRKRNYVAWETSYYDEEGEDDAANEEALLNSVLCDVCQKSHNAARMIFCDRRQCVYTAHLDCLGLAERPLTFLCAACTKLREEEGDDHVPLAHSFSATLFAAASPEPPVPPTPVTVAAAPTRRRATARAAATPAVAVQTRATVAAVDTGGSGPSVEAPTSVFSGLASTSTVTAAPTSRVPRTANHSAVERPKDRRSPSSASSSPSMRTESSTMPRAPIDFSKPHLHLMTPATTTSRRSLRHTPAPLHTGVASAADQDYYFLAPTSHAVAATIEFHRVKQARAAEAQIRHQRERAKTERLQAACSVHHSDLLLSGARKRAHRSVADEVIAELESAEEEFRDPQQRRLMEERMVRKWAADMLPVLRRRRYIEGDTATTESDLWAQATSQARTMVRQKLGAKSESLRRRREQLVRAQAQREAAALAKLARIIAQHREGSLGVN
- a CDS encoding conserved hypothetical protein (previous protein_id=AAZ09804.1) → MASLSSVPPSSRVIPHERVLQCVYEFLDENGYQQALRALQAESKVPYNVIRVKSDGTGGPAGAAQASLSGKRSSAKGFAAASERNLEEAVMEGSWAEVLHVYVDGLLLPEEIKATLYEVILEEMVELHGLAPAARSLLLNAPVFQLMKVDAPARYIRLEKMVEHGQRTMCEGTLSNAATRHITPEMLHRRTTLLQQLKTAIRFTSEAPIGRLAAALARAAAADFGGVDSREHKADSSSVAPPPNGGPRSSAEATSVAARSRKRDRESVLPGDAAWADTFLQYPLAAPKEIRRRLPYAGERAACCCAPLLSASEELLIVGCASGAVEFVSVKAGESIGNPLRHSDGVLCMTRDTTDRAAPAPDWLAVGYRDGWVKVYNIDSRKLVRRFEKAHAMGITAVFFSGPRNTASLFGHRSFIVTGSFDGGVKVLDIAAGAVVQTVANCHASAFVHALLPLESRGAVVDTLRYCFLSSGNDGTVSIWRLEDRREEGAEVAGRVEVLRVQGAVPLGQVHHELRDAVPSQLYALPYVEDATHGATATSDSTSLPAATTQDALVLTRAGKACIVRVTVTDDGNRYFCAFLQALCIVATAQPLRSAFPHVHTVVSMSVPLLTLYAADCEGTVSLHNIEMKWYNDEQWSEFGGCMRVSSAADQSALVIVEAGKPLKDLQLTCIWSPTQHQPSSVVAYSASLPAIYDMR
- a CDS encoding conserved hypothetical protein (previous protein_id=AAZ09805.1), whose translation is MSDKYLRNEQQHLLNSIGTEVCWGWSPAIDFVSLLAKRPRRSAEHGASQDVIGRIVDRRHEVPPSASPVSATKTTPSSRSKDEAELDDLIALIQSRQAASTKAAEATPGESAESQPHCTPPYSSSTASSAPAAVANDEVNILLAGASDIRHMLRTLSSLRAAESADGKRRPQPTYHFYVYEPNLRLHCRHLFFLQWLLDSMFALEELEERVLMFLDVYGNALMRDITAAQVRNVVQRLRKALETDCSPLLCIASFEEMKSKERDFVESQLAHWTRDASAADIREQWEQRVRQEMAERYDNRDNIIDWDFVFHLTEYTNLLKFPEYRTWRNTGVAFDVSHINPRRGFNYEYKVPNKTLCFFSSAGRGVYAGDIKNGPFFSFGALTQNTHIRQRTTDGTCRHGNGVVSMHNVRAWLYTLMTGLPWPWADHAFAWDDPNNYNYLPPGTPSGVSYTAELPKVRVHFVGLQWDRFLRHCKEGQVPRMDAAFFGTSCTQYMSPTVLGDVMSGAAHAVVVAETAKFIVDAEDVAKKIYIAKLDDLAHAGGWAREDALTNDLHEGKPDPLPVKGTMTDAQKLSHERYMQPSLLAYVAKAPA